The Rhodopirellula islandica sequence CGGCCCAGAGCCAGGTTGCTGAACTCGTCGTACGTTTTGTGCAGCGCTTCGTAGCTGCTGGAAACCCAGATCACCATGCAAACGGCCGCGGCGATGGCGACCGTGGTCAGTGCTGTGCGAGTGGTGCGTTCGCGAAGAAACGCCAAGGCGAGCCGAATGACTTTCAATGCACCGCCTCCGCACCGAGTGATTCTTGGTAGCGATTCGCGATGATCTGCGGGTCTCGTGTGCCCAACGTTTCAAACTCGGCCAGGTTGGTGCCGTCCTTCATGACCACCACGCGGTCCGCCCACATCGCGACGTGGGGTTCGTGGGTCACGACCACGACGCTGCGTTGTTCTTCATCGACGAGGCCGCGAAGAAGCTGACAAATCTGAGTGCCGGTGACCGAATCCAAACTGCCGGTGGGCTCGTCGGCCAGCAGGATGGCTGGGTCGCAAATCAGGGCTCTCGCAATCGCGATGCGTTGTTGCTCGCCGCCGGAAAGAGCCATGGGGCGATGCGAACGTCGCTCGCTCATCCCAAGCCGGTCGAGCAGGCGTTCGACGCGATCGTCCAAGTTGCCAGAGTCGGTTGCTGGGAGGCGAACGTTCTCCTCCGCGGTCAAAGCCGGGATCAAGTTGTAGGCTTGGAAGACGATTCCCAAGTTCTTTTGCCGGAACTTGGTGAGCGCGACGTCGCCCAACTGCGAGAGATCTTGCCCGGACACAACCACCTGTCCCGAGTCGACTTGGATCAGGCCCGCCATCGCATGCAGCAGCGTGCTTTTACCCGATCCCGACGCACCCATGATCGCCACGAATTCGCCTGGTTGGACGGTCAGGTTCACCCCATCCAACGCGTGCACCGTGGAAGTGCCTTGGCAATAGGTCTTGCAAACTTGATCGATTTGCAGCGGCGTGGCAGAGGTGATGGAAGGCACGGGAAGGATGACTCCTCAAGGCGTGAATGACGAAGTTCTGCGTCGACAGAATTGGGACCGAGCGCATGGATCGACGACGTCGAATTGACCAGGCGAACGGACGTGGCGTTGGGACTCAAGGCGGCGATGGAGAATGCGTCGCCGTTGGCGAAATTTTCATCAGTCTCAAGAAGCGAATGCCTTCGGAAACTCCTGTTTCGCGAGAGGACCGACATTGGTCCGGTGATTGCAATTGCCGGACCTTCCACCTTGGTCCATTCCCCTTGTTGCTGCCGCGTTCATGAATTCACTTCGCTTTTTGATCCAGTTCGTTGGTGCACAGATGCGACTGAATCCGGGGCGTGCATTCATCACCATGTTGGGGATCATTGCTTCGACCTGTGCCGTGGTTTGGGTGGTCAGCGGTTACGACGC is a genomic window containing:
- a CDS encoding ABC transporter ATP-binding protein; the protein is MPSITSATPLQIDQVCKTYCQGTSTVHALDGVNLTVQPGEFVAIMGASGSGKSTLLHAMAGLIQVDSGQVVVSGQDLSQLGDVALTKFRQKNLGIVFQAYNLIPALTAEENVRLPATDSGNLDDRVERLLDRLGMSERRSHRPMALSGGEQQRIAIARALICDPAILLADEPTGSLDSVTGTQICQLLRGLVDEEQRSVVVVTHEPHVAMWADRVVVMKDGTNLAEFETLGTRDPQIIANRYQESLGAEAVH